GTTCAGGAGGCCTATGTGAGGGCCTATGAGAAACTGGATCGATTTAAAGGGGATGGCCCTTTTTCCGCCTGGTTGGCCAAAATCACCGTCAACGAGGCGCTGGGGCGTCTGCGGGGGGCAGTTTCCGCAAAAAACAGCTTTTCGCTGGACGACCCGGAACGAGGAAATGAGGTGAATTCCATGGCTGAACTGACCTTTTCCGGACCCAACCCGGAACAGAGCGTTGCGCGGGGAGAATTCCGCCGGCTGCTGGA
This genomic stretch from Desulfuromonadales bacterium harbors:
- a CDS encoding sigma-70 family RNA polymerase sigma factor yields the protein MTMAVDYGTSSGEIPDQDLVDRVRNGDGACFELIMRRHNRRLYRIARGILRNDVEAEDAVQEAYVRAYEKLDRFKGDGPFSAWLAKITVNEALGRLRGAVSAKNSFSLDDPERGNEVNSMAELTFSGPNPEQSVARGEFRRLL